The genomic stretch ATTTGAAGTAGGTGGAGCGGCCCGGCGAACCGAGTAACACGATCTGCTCTTCGGCGCTCAGGTCCCAGTCTCGCGCGATGTTGAAGAACGCGCGCAGGCCTGCCGCCGACATTTCCGTGAGCGTGGGTTCCGAAACCGGCGGGCGGATTGGCGGTTCGGGCCGGGTGGCGCGGGCAGCGTGAGCCATGAGCGGATGAGTCCTTATATGTACTTGAAATAAATATTAGTCTAAAAATGGATTTTTGCAAGAGAATATAATCCCGGCTCGTTATGACGCCGAAGATCGGGAGAAGCGGGAGATGTGGGTTCGAGCGGTAGCAACGGCAGTTGCAGTGTGGTGTGTGTCCGGTGCGGCAATGGCTGCCGGTTATGCGGAAGTGTGGAATCCGCCGGAGTCGACCGGGCATATGGCGAAGCACACAAAGAAAACGGCGGGTGCAGCCAAGGTCAAGCCTGCCGCCGGCGCGAAGGCGGGTTTGAAGCACGCGGCGAGCGCTCAACATGGCGCGCAGCGGGTTGCGGCGGCGTCGACGGGTGGCGTCAAGCCCGCAGCGCACGGCGGCGTGAAGAAGGTCGCGGCTAAGAATGTTGGCCACGGCGGCGTGGTCAAGGGCGCGGGCAAGCCCAAGTCGAAGGCAGCGGTGGTGGCGCAGGGTAAAAAGCCACATGCACAAATTGCTCAGGCGAAACCAGGTCAAGGCAGGATCATGCACGCCAACCTGGTTCAAGGCCATACAGCGCATGCTCGCGTGGTCAAGGTGGCGGCGAAAACCGGTGCGGCCAAACCGGCTGTCGTTCACACGAGCGCGCCTGCCAAGGCCGCAAACGTAATGGCGAGTCCCTCGGCCGCGACCGCTAATTCTGCAACCGCCAGCAGCGGCTCGTTGCCGCCGATCCTCCACTGACTTTCGGTTCAGGCGGCGTGCCGTTTGGGGTGATAAGCCTCACGCAGCCTTTCGCGGACGGCCGCCTTTCTTGCCGTTCTCGCGGGCAGCCGCCGATTTCGCCTCGGATTTCACGCTGCCGCCGCTGCGGCCGATATCGCGCATCCATGCCTTCGAGCCGAATACACCGTCGATAAGGCCATGCACCGACACGACGACATCGAGCGCCGGAAAAACGAGCGCCGAACCGAGACCGAAAATCTCAATCGAGCGCAAATCCGCTACCGTTGCGTTGTGCAAACCTTCGACATAGGCGATTGGCACCAGCCGCAACGTCTCCATCGAGCGCTTATCCCTCACCCGCGAATGCAAGGTCACCACAAAAGAAGGCGCTGTACAAGCGCATGGCGGAGGAACTGGCGGCGTCGCCGGGACTGCGACGAGAGGATGTGTTCATCAATCTCGTCGAAGTGCTGAAGGAGAACTGGTCGTTCGGAAATGGGATCGCGCAGTACGCGGTTTGAGTGACTGACGAATGCGATCGGCGGCGCGCCATGTGCGCCGCCGTCAAGGGGCGCTGCATCGCTATAATGGTTCGCTGTCCTTTCCTAACCCACCGACCCTCCTGCCTCCATGACATCCGACCGCACCGATCCGCACCACGAAGCTCTCGAACTGGGCGGCTCCGTCTGGTTTCAGGCGGGCGCGCAAACGCTCGGCGGCGCGTCGCGGATCGCGCTGCTCGCGGCGATCGGCGAGACCGGTTCGATTACCAGCGCGGCGAAAGCTGTCGGCATGAGCTACAAGGGCGCGTGGGACGCCGTCGATACGATGAACAACCTCGCCGGCGAGCCGCTAGTCGTGCGCTCGACTGGCGGCAAAGGCGGTGGCGGCACCACGCTCACGCCGCGCGCGGTGAAGCTGATCGAGACGTTTCGGGCGGTCGAACGCGAGCATCGGCGCTTTCTCGAACGTGCGGGCGCGGCGATCGAAGGCTTTGCGACGGATTGGGATCTGATCGGCCGCATCGGCGTGAAAACGAGCGCGCGCAATCAGCTTTATGGAACGGTGTTGGCGATCACGCGCGGGACGGTCAACGATGAAGTGTCGCTGGCGCTGCCAGGCGGCCATACGATTGTCGCCGTAGTCACGCATGAAAGTACCGAGACGCTGGGACTCGCGCAGGGAGCGGCGGCGTTCGCGTTGATCAAGG from Paraburkholderia phytofirmans OLGA172 encodes the following:
- a CDS encoding TOBE domain-containing protein, which codes for MTSDRTDPHHEALELGGSVWFQAGAQTLGGASRIALLAAIGETGSITSAAKAVGMSYKGAWDAVDTMNNLAGEPLVVRSTGGKGGGGTTLTPRAVKLIETFRAVEREHRRFLERAGAAIEGFATDWDLIGRIGVKTSARNQLYGTVLAITRGTVNDEVSLALPGGHTIVAVVTHESTETLGLAQGAAAFALIKASWVVLLVEDESGAPLKLSARNQLRGTVQSVKRGAVNAEVSLVLDGGAVIAAVVTNQSVDTLGLVEGGTAVAVFKASSVILGVKD
- a CDS encoding DUF2442 domain-containing protein, with the translated sequence METLRLVPIAYVEGLHNATVADLRSIEIFGLGSALVFPALDVVVSVHGLIDGVFGSKAWMRDIGRSGGSVKSEAKSAAARENGKKGGRPRKAA